From the genome of Azospirillum brasilense, one region includes:
- the rplF gene encoding 50S ribosomal protein L6 has product MSRIGKHPVPVPAGVDVSVNGQQVSAKGKLGSLSLTLIDDITAKLEDGKVVVAPANDSKRARVMWATSRTLINNMVTGVNQGFTINLEINGVGYRAAVQGKELVMQLGYSHDVKYPIPEGITIKCDKPTAISVSGFDKQKVGQVAAEIRGWKKPEPYKGKGIKYETETLIRKEGKKK; this is encoded by the coding sequence ATGTCGCGCATTGGAAAGCATCCCGTGCCGGTTCCGGCTGGTGTTGACGTCTCCGTCAACGGCCAGCAGGTGTCGGCCAAGGGCAAGCTGGGTTCGCTCAGCCTGACCCTCATCGACGACATCACGGCCAAGCTGGAAGACGGCAAGGTCGTGGTGGCCCCGGCGAACGACAGCAAGCGCGCCCGCGTCATGTGGGCAACCTCGCGCACCCTGATCAACAACATGGTCACGGGCGTCAACCAGGGCTTCACCATCAACCTCGAGATCAACGGTGTCGGTTACCGTGCCGCCGTGCAGGGCAAGGAGCTGGTCATGCAGCTCGGCTACTCGCACGACGTCAAGTACCCGATCCCGGAGGGCATCACCATCAAGTGTGACAAGCCCACCGCGATCTCGGTGTCGGGCTTCGACAAGCAGAAGGTCGGTCAAGTCGCCGCGGAGATCCGCGGTTGGAAGAAGCCGGAGCCCTATAAGGGCAAGGGCATCAAGTACGAGACCGAGACGCTGATCCG